One uncultured Hyphomonas sp. genomic region harbors:
- a CDS encoding DUF3363 domain-containing protein, whose amino-acid sequence MYSQTEEKIGVRDFNARARNDPHQFRIIASPEDSKEIQDLTGFTRKLMAQAENDLGTQLDWVAVNHFDTGQPHIHIVLRGKDLRNHDLYVDRKYITEGLRYRAEEIVSNSLGAKRWRDITALQLRGTSWNLFTSIDRDFEEALSNGVLKLNRPATRSERIQASLYAKRLKHLQMLGLAKQLSPHTWRLETGWTESLKSLRRHRYFGNARKDRLAPLRNGIEVRPPSEILQAGETITGRIVAILPSDELSSRMNLLIDGVEGHLRRITLPEAHIEDLPGIGGVLSVSATANPVADIDQTLLEIARQSGGLFSTHMLHSQGRDLSPINEVEFRRRLEALKRAGLATPARVDDWIISDDFEPMETGPKLFIRVRSWLPVSQLAERRAFTWLDETDPRQFAGIKRGYGAQVRQALAARKAWLDQQGLMRPRPGLLDHQELQEALSGMAESRNKTIVGYSGASVFQGVFSGHLDLARRRFAIIENTRQIMAIPYISGRAAWQGRHIEIRRSGKSLEWSLGRSRG is encoded by the coding sequence ATGTACAGCCAGACAGAAGAAAAGATCGGCGTGCGCGACTTCAACGCGCGCGCTCGCAATGATCCCCATCAGTTCAGGATTATCGCATCACCGGAAGATTCAAAGGAGATACAAGACCTGACCGGGTTTACCCGCAAACTCATGGCCCAGGCGGAAAATGATCTTGGCACCCAGCTTGACTGGGTTGCCGTCAATCACTTCGACACAGGCCAGCCTCACATTCATATCGTTTTGCGAGGCAAAGATCTCCGCAATCATGATCTCTATGTCGATCGGAAATATATCACTGAGGGTTTACGCTACCGGGCAGAAGAGATTGTCAGCAACTCTCTGGGGGCTAAGAGATGGCGGGATATCACTGCGCTTCAGCTACGAGGCACCTCCTGGAATCTGTTTACATCAATAGACCGCGATTTCGAGGAGGCGCTCAGCAATGGCGTCCTGAAACTGAACCGACCCGCAACCCGCTCAGAGCGCATCCAGGCAAGTCTTTATGCCAAACGCCTCAAGCACCTTCAGATGCTCGGCCTTGCAAAGCAGTTGTCTCCTCACACATGGCGCCTTGAAACCGGGTGGACAGAAAGTCTGAAATCCCTTCGTCGCCACAGATACTTCGGAAACGCACGCAAAGACAGGCTCGCGCCTCTTCGAAACGGTATCGAAGTGAGGCCGCCATCTGAGATACTTCAGGCCGGAGAGACCATCACCGGACGGATCGTTGCGATCCTTCCGTCTGACGAGCTTTCCAGTCGTATGAACCTCCTCATAGATGGGGTTGAAGGACATCTGAGGCGGATTACCCTACCCGAAGCACACATTGAAGACTTGCCTGGAATCGGCGGTGTCCTCAGCGTTTCGGCGACCGCCAATCCTGTTGCTGACATCGACCAGACCCTTCTTGAGATTGCGAGACAGAGTGGCGGTCTCTTTTCCACCCACATGTTGCATTCGCAGGGCCGCGATCTTTCGCCCATTAACGAGGTCGAATTTCGGAGAAGGCTGGAGGCGCTGAAACGCGCAGGGCTTGCCACGCCGGCCAGGGTGGATGATTGGATCATTTCCGATGATTTCGAGCCTATGGAAACAGGTCCAAAACTATTCATCAGGGTGCGGTCCTGGCTGCCGGTCAGTCAGCTTGCAGAACGCCGCGCTTTCACTTGGCTCGATGAAACAGACCCCCGACAATTTGCCGGCATCAAACGAGGTTATGGCGCACAGGTCAGACAGGCGCTTGCCGCACGAAAAGCCTGGCTTGACCAACAAGGTCTCATGCGCCCGAGACCCGGCCTGCTTGATCATCAGGAATTGCAAGAGGCCCTTTCCGGAATGGCCGAAAGCAGAAACAAGACTATCGTGGGCTATTCCGGCGCAAGCGTATTCCAGGGCGTCTTTTCCGGGCATCTGGACCTCGCCCGAAGACGGTTTGCGATCATCGAAAACACCCGTCAGATCATGGCAATACCCTACATAAGCGGACGCGCCGCCTGGCAAGGACGACACATAGAGATCCGCCGATCGGGCAAGTCCCTGGAATGGTCACTTGGAAGATCCCGCGGATAG
- a CDS encoding S26 family signal peptidase: MKASMSLTWLVAGLVLLGSSSPAHPVRIIWNRTDSVARGLYTVQTLSPDAIPEIGDMVTFSPAPQDRVWLEGRGYIGENWPLLKYVAALPGDTVCRHGATIRINHLPAARALAKDGEGRPLPVWQGCYKLAEGDVFLLAPHTRSLDGRYMGIQRSGRILGKARRVLAWGKSGSSSSCIRPSTTDRFAGSI, from the coding sequence ATGAAAGCTAGCATGTCCCTTACCTGGCTGGTTGCAGGTCTCGTCCTTCTGGGGTCATCCAGCCCGGCCCATCCTGTCCGGATCATCTGGAATCGAACAGACAGTGTTGCGAGAGGACTCTACACCGTTCAGACACTCTCCCCGGATGCCATTCCTGAAATCGGCGATATGGTCACTTTCTCACCGGCACCGCAGGACCGGGTCTGGCTGGAAGGACGGGGATATATCGGGGAGAACTGGCCGCTCCTCAAATATGTCGCCGCCTTGCCTGGCGATACGGTCTGCCGGCATGGCGCAACAATCCGGATCAACCACCTGCCCGCCGCCCGTGCGCTTGCAAAGGACGGTGAGGGCCGCCCCCTTCCCGTCTGGCAGGGATGCTACAAGCTGGCAGAGGGGGATGTATTCCTGCTGGCGCCGCACACAAGATCACTGGATGGGCGTTACATGGGCATACAGCGCTCCGGCAGAATACTCGGCAAGGCACGTCGCGTCCTGGCATGGGGCAAATCAGGGTCTTCATCATCCTGTATCCGTCCATCGACAACAGACCGCTTCGCTGGCTCAATCTGA
- a CDS encoding DUF2285 domain-containing protein translates to MSDTSEKPQLSISHYAYTQSLSPCRWAWEFLRRNTQFLADAAVHANHKISVRRFRRDIKLIAPQIIQHSANKWGLAFFPDPASNGYEAEVFWSSPHPRNQIHVLINPSSTGRYCDIYKQAIRSCQITHLIEADGDEHLLIKRCGQAIQARCSGMSLLSPVPVEAGFLISETGELKESFRALHNALQILRPHSTPTCWTRTNLSLRNALIAYDCLTSGRSIRETAVIIYGRERTSAEWKSPGRALKDQIRRSRTKGRELVNGGYIRLLDMPRRAGTQR, encoded by the coding sequence ATGTCAGATACGTCCGAAAAGCCACAGCTCTCAATCAGTCACTACGCATATACCCAGTCACTGTCTCCCTGCCGCTGGGCATGGGAGTTTCTGAGACGCAACACTCAATTCCTTGCCGACGCGGCCGTTCATGCCAACCATAAAATCTCGGTCCGGCGGTTCAGACGCGACATAAAGCTGATTGCACCGCAAATAATTCAGCATAGTGCAAATAAATGGGGCCTCGCCTTCTTTCCTGATCCAGCCAGCAATGGCTACGAGGCGGAGGTCTTCTGGTCTTCACCACATCCCCGGAACCAGATTCACGTCCTAATCAATCCCTCTTCAACAGGTCGATATTGCGACATCTACAAACAGGCCATCCGGTCATGTCAGATCACCCACCTGATAGAGGCAGATGGAGACGAACACTTACTGATAAAACGTTGCGGCCAGGCCATCCAAGCGCGTTGCTCCGGCATGTCTTTGTTGTCTCCCGTTCCTGTCGAGGCGGGCTTTCTGATTTCGGAAACAGGCGAGTTGAAGGAGTCTTTCAGAGCGCTCCACAATGCCTTGCAGATCTTAAGGCCGCATTCGACCCCCACCTGCTGGACACGGACGAACCTGTCTCTTCGTAATGCGCTTATCGCTTATGATTGCCTGACCTCTGGACGATCAATCCGTGAGACAGCCGTCATCATTTACGGCCGGGAACGGACTTCCGCAGAATGGAAGAGCCCAGGAAGGGCGCTTAAAGACCAGATCCGGCGATCCCGGACCAAGGGAAGAGAACTCGTCAATGGTGGGTATATCCGTTTGCTCGACATGCCTCGCCGAGCCGGAACTCAGCGGTAA
- a CDS encoding helix-turn-helix transcriptional regulator, with protein sequence MSKGQKHDASRSNRSPTNVDRQVGRNIRLYRNECGMTLADLAGEIGVSQQQVQKYESGASRVSASTLVALAEVLNVPIQDLFAGARPKQPTRLTKMERARMECRALVERTRSLPKLKSMAKVLKAMSGD encoded by the coding sequence ATGAGCAAGGGTCAGAAACATGACGCGAGCAGGTCGAACAGGTCTCCGACCAATGTGGATCGCCAGGTAGGGCGCAACATTCGCCTCTACCGGAATGAATGTGGAATGACCCTGGCGGACCTTGCCGGAGAGATCGGGGTCAGTCAGCAACAGGTTCAGAAATACGAATCCGGTGCAAGCCGCGTGAGCGCGTCAACACTGGTCGCACTGGCAGAGGTTCTGAATGTGCCAATTCAGGACTTGTTTGCCGGAGCCAGACCAAAGCAACCGACAAGGCTTACGAAGATGGAACGCGCGCGGATGGAGTGCCGGGCACTTGTCGAGCGGACCCGGTCTCTGCCCAAGCTGAAATCCATGGCCAAGGTCCTCAAAGCAATGTCGGGCGATTGA
- a CDS encoding ABC transporter ATP-binding protein, which produces MISVWLAAFAAALGPLVLKALIDHLSDTSAPESGMAPGFSPVFLAALYAGSLLLTRVAGEVRSWLYGMAEQSMLRWVSRTYLAHLMRVPLASHIDQPTGVTVQILENGRQGLRLLLQHVLFTLIPGLIELALMMVVIASLFDPEFLLIFCASVTAYLAVFGDGARKVLAASRDVSVHQVCANSILTDALLNVETVKCTSGECAITERYDDALAQVERGWAKFYRTRCLNGVMAALVFVSGLAVTLWIGLGQVLSGSMSLGGFVLVHTYMLQAVRPVELLGYGARDIGQGAAFTSRIAGILDQPAEPEGNRTEFNASVDMSAPLTGALRVSFDHVGFAYEGGHPVLTDLSFTLEPGQVTALVGSSGSGKSSIARLLLGLYTPQSGRIILDGIPVEGWPRDVLRERIALVPQEAGLFDTSLADNISFPSTQARREDIELAMKLAGLDGSPNVFPDGLETRIGERGVRLSGGERQRIAIARAILRRPGLLIADEATSSLDRRMEAEVSRHLFQSAGDATLLIIAHRLSTIIQADRILVLDHGKIAEEGTHESLLEAGGTYAAMWHAQ; this is translated from the coding sequence TTGATCAGTGTATGGCTGGCGGCCTTTGCAGCAGCGCTTGGTCCATTGGTCCTGAAAGCGTTGATCGACCACCTGTCGGATACTTCCGCTCCGGAAAGTGGCATGGCACCTGGATTTTCGCCTGTTTTTCTGGCTGCGCTCTATGCTGGGTCACTTCTTCTAACGCGGGTCGCAGGAGAAGTCCGTTCCTGGCTCTATGGCATGGCCGAGCAGTCGATGCTTCGATGGGTCAGCCGGACCTATCTCGCCCACCTGATGAGGGTGCCACTCGCTTCTCATATAGATCAACCGACCGGGGTGACTGTGCAGATTCTGGAGAATGGGCGGCAGGGGTTAAGGCTCCTCCTGCAGCACGTTCTATTCACTCTGATACCCGGTCTGATCGAACTTGCTCTGATGATGGTCGTGATTGCCTCGCTGTTCGATCCGGAATTTCTTCTGATCTTCTGCGCAAGTGTCACAGCATATCTGGCTGTCTTCGGCGACGGAGCGCGCAAAGTCCTGGCAGCGAGCCGGGATGTATCAGTCCATCAGGTTTGCGCGAACAGCATACTGACTGATGCTCTTCTTAATGTCGAAACGGTCAAATGCACCTCGGGTGAGTGCGCTATTACGGAACGTTATGATGACGCACTTGCCCAGGTTGAGCGGGGCTGGGCAAAATTCTATCGCACCCGATGTCTCAATGGAGTCATGGCCGCTCTGGTTTTTGTTTCGGGGCTTGCCGTCACGCTCTGGATCGGTCTCGGCCAGGTTCTGTCTGGCAGCATGAGCCTTGGCGGATTTGTCCTTGTCCATACCTATATGTTGCAGGCGGTGCGGCCAGTTGAACTTCTGGGATATGGCGCGCGCGATATCGGACAGGGGGCAGCTTTTACCTCCAGGATCGCCGGTATCCTGGACCAGCCTGCCGAACCTGAGGGCAATCGGACAGAGTTCAATGCATCAGTCGATATGTCCGCTCCTTTGACGGGGGCGTTGCGGGTGAGTTTCGATCATGTCGGCTTTGCCTACGAAGGCGGGCATCCGGTTCTGACGGATCTCAGTTTTACGCTTGAGCCCGGACAAGTCACCGCGCTTGTCGGTTCGTCAGGAAGCGGCAAATCCTCGATCGCGCGTCTTTTGCTGGGGCTGTATACGCCTCAATCGGGGCGTATCATTCTGGATGGGATTCCTGTTGAAGGCTGGCCTCGCGACGTGCTCCGGGAACGGATCGCTTTGGTTCCGCAGGAAGCCGGACTCTTTGATACAAGTCTTGCCGACAATATCAGCTTTCCAAGTACACAGGCTCGCAGGGAAGATATCGAACTGGCAATGAAGCTGGCAGGCCTGGATGGCAGTCCGAATGTCTTTCCGGACGGGCTGGAAACCCGCATTGGAGAACGGGGGGTACGTCTCTCTGGCGGAGAACGGCAACGCATTGCCATTGCGCGTGCCATATTGCGGCGTCCTGGCCTTCTCATTGCCGATGAGGCGACGTCCTCCCTTGATCGCCGGATGGAAGCGGAGGTCAGCCGGCACCTGTTTCAGTCAGCAGGGGATGCAACCCTGCTGATCATTGCACACAGACTTTCAACGATTATCCAGGCAGACAGAATCCTCGTCCTTGATCATGGAAAGATCGCCGAAGAAGGTACGCATGAATCCCTGCTGGAAGCTGGCGGAACCTATGCTGCGATGTGGCATGCGCAATAA
- a CDS encoding helix-turn-helix transcriptional regulator, with product MNLRKTFADNLKKIRRARGWSQEELAHRADIDRTYVSLLERQIYSATLDVVSKLAAALEVEPSELLKRNRKN from the coding sequence GTGAACTTACGAAAAACATTTGCCGATAATTTGAAGAAAATTCGTCGCGCCAGAGGCTGGTCGCAAGAAGAGCTTGCTCACCGTGCAGACATAGACCGAACATATGTGAGTTTATTGGAACGGCAAATTTATAGCGCAACTTTGGATGTAGTATCCAAGCTGGCGGCGGCGCTCGAAGTCGAGCCGTCAGAATTGCTCAAGCGGAATCGTAAAAACTAA
- a CDS encoding helix-turn-helix transcriptional regulator, with translation MTLREIFATNLKRLRQQKCLSQEELASLAEIDRTYVSLLERAQYSATLDVVQRVADALGVEPIELLTFQ, from the coding sequence ATGACGCTTCGGGAGATTTTCGCAACCAACTTAAAGCGATTGCGACAGCAAAAGTGCTTGTCGCAAGAAGAACTTGCGAGCTTGGCGGAGATCGATCGCACTTACGTCAGTTTATTGGAACGGGCACAATACAGCGCCACCCTCGATGTTGTACAAAGGGTTGCAGATGCTCTCGGTGTAGAGCCAATCGAATTGCTGACTTTCCAATAG
- a CDS encoding RNA polymerase sigma factor — MKITTKCNLWLCSSTLAPERLFEKKRAVSGTNFWLGAMPMSEQRSAVVPGGLLQPGYARPSAAGISKYERLNSEPLTDLSVCSDGSSLTQLYHHDRGKLLQYCRVRISNASDAEDLVQEAFLSVGRAYPDKGGEELRALLFTTLRNLTLDYLKSGRVKAGQMTTEITDKGDTLACTRTVTPEKAMMDRQTLQQVSEILETIAPRQKQALLLSRLERLTHDEIAKRLGVSPRTVRNDITDALAAITKGLARKERGL, encoded by the coding sequence ATGAAAATCACTACAAAATGCAATCTTTGGCTGTGTAGCTCGACTCTCGCGCCGGAAAGATTGTTTGAAAAAAAGCGAGCAGTAAGCGGAACCAATTTTTGGTTGGGGGCGATGCCAATGAGTGAGCAACGATCTGCTGTGGTTCCTGGAGGGCTTCTTCAACCTGGTTATGCGCGTCCATCAGCTGCAGGTATTTCTAAATATGAGCGCCTCAATAGTGAGCCTCTCACAGACCTGTCTGTGTGCAGTGATGGTTCTAGCCTCACCCAACTTTACCACCACGACCGCGGAAAGTTGCTCCAATACTGCCGTGTACGGATTTCAAATGCTAGTGATGCCGAAGACCTCGTTCAGGAAGCGTTCCTTTCCGTCGGCCGAGCTTATCCGGACAAGGGCGGCGAAGAGCTAAGGGCGCTGCTTTTTACAACGCTGCGAAATCTCACGCTCGATTACCTCAAGTCCGGCCGTGTGAAGGCAGGGCAGATGACGACCGAAATTACCGACAAGGGCGACACGCTCGCCTGTACGCGAACGGTGACACCGGAGAAGGCGATGATGGACAGGCAAACCCTGCAGCAGGTCAGTGAAATTCTTGAGACAATTGCGCCAAGGCAGAAGCAGGCCTTGCTGCTCAGTCGGCTTGAACGCCTGACCCATGACGAGATTGCCAAACGGCTTGGCGTCTCGCCGCGCACGGTGAGAAATGATATTACCGATGCTCTGGCGGCGATCACCAAGGGCCTTGCCCGCAAAGAGCGCGGCCTCTGA
- a CDS encoding FecR domain-containing protein: MTDNEDCESRLEAAARWHTALQDPGVTLETLDAFSAWEADPENAEAFRITESVLSAVDQSLATIGPVERNQAKPGKAKHLIVWAIAALAGILALPTLVMIRPLEGGGTPPETYRTSIGEQKRIDLEDGSVMILNTASVAEVSYSKARRLVFLETGEALFDVEKDGRPFLVDAGGSRTTALGTAFSVQTRDELVSVVLVEGSVSVSELGPQRRMFGLFPASREEEERTVLEPGQRLVMTSGHASQVETVNTAAALAWQTGILQFDDMRLDEVIDELNRYSETKLVLGDPALGEERISGGFPVGQQEAFGRNLTYLLPVRIEQTGREIRILPGTNATAP; the protein is encoded by the coding sequence ATGACAGACAATGAGGATTGCGAAAGCCGGCTGGAAGCAGCGGCCCGCTGGCATACAGCCCTGCAGGATCCAGGCGTCACGCTGGAGACGCTGGATGCTTTCTCTGCCTGGGAAGCGGATCCGGAAAACGCCGAGGCTTTCCGGATCACTGAATCCGTTCTGAGCGCTGTTGATCAGAGCCTCGCGACAATTGGACCGGTTGAGCGTAATCAAGCCAAACCCGGTAAGGCTAAGCACCTGATTGTCTGGGCCATCGCGGCGCTTGCCGGGATCCTAGCCCTTCCGACACTTGTCATGATCAGGCCGTTGGAGGGCGGGGGGACGCCGCCGGAAACCTATCGGACTTCGATCGGGGAACAAAAACGTATCGATCTCGAGGATGGGTCGGTGATGATACTGAATACGGCAAGCGTAGCGGAGGTCAGCTATTCAAAGGCACGTCGCCTGGTTTTCCTTGAAACCGGGGAAGCCCTGTTTGATGTCGAAAAGGATGGGCGTCCTTTTCTTGTCGATGCTGGTGGTAGCCGCACGACGGCGCTCGGTACGGCGTTCAGTGTTCAGACGAGAGATGAACTTGTCAGTGTCGTCCTGGTGGAAGGATCGGTGTCGGTTTCGGAACTTGGGCCTCAGCGCAGGATGTTTGGCCTTTTCCCTGCCAGCCGTGAGGAAGAGGAGCGCACTGTGCTGGAACCGGGACAGCGGCTGGTCATGACATCCGGGCACGCTTCGCAGGTTGAGACGGTGAATACAGCCGCTGCCCTGGCCTGGCAGACTGGTATCCTGCAGTTTGACGATATGCGCCTTGATGAGGTGATCGACGAGCTCAACCGGTATTCAGAGACGAAGCTGGTTCTTGGCGATCCCGCGCTTGGCGAAGAGCGGATCAGCGGCGGGTTCCCAGTTGGTCAGCAGGAAGCCTTTGGGCGCAATCTCACCTATTTGTTGCCTGTCCGGATCGAGCAGACGGGGCGGGAGATCCGCATCCTGCCCGGCACAAACGCAACCGCCCCCTGA
- a CDS encoding helix-turn-helix domain-containing protein: MGERSSSEETIATLRELDVRLPRGETAVQAARLIGGSEQTCYRWRKAYDGHKDAHSHII, translated from the coding sequence ATGGGCGAGAGATCATCGTCTGAGGAAACTATTGCGACGCTGCGGGAGTTGGATGTCCGCCTCCCGCGCGGTGAGACGGCGGTTCAGGCTGCGCGTTTGATCGGCGGGTCGGAACAGACCTGCTACCGGTGGCGCAAGGCGTATGACGGCCATAAGGATGCGCATTCGCATATAATCTGA
- a CDS encoding GSU2403 family nucleotidyltransferase fold protein: MEQYVLAFRRHTQVAQAAYYDLVSLLLDETVTDLRGAPTARKINGRTYWYDRYRIGTAIHETYLGEGTQDLLERLEHYEALKEERAGRRRERARLVRLLRSEQFLGLDGASGSLISALAKAGTFRLGGVLVGTTAFRLYEGELGLRLSLDQTAMTNDIDIASFEKLSLALGDTVEPPLNEVLGKFDFAPVPSTDRNRVWRWRQSNTETMVEFLTPSFEEEEGVRDLPALGVSAQSLHHLNYLLTEPLSAAAVYREGVLLKIPRPERYAIHKLIVSSRRNDGPESLKARKDLLQAELLIEILSEDRPADLADAYSDAMSRGPRWRELIGRSLIRSPESRKRIELSIAG; encoded by the coding sequence TTGGAGCAATACGTCTTGGCGTTTCGCAGGCACACACAGGTTGCACAAGCGGCATATTATGATCTCGTCTCGCTCCTGCTGGACGAGACGGTGACGGACCTGCGTGGGGCTCCGACTGCCAGGAAAATCAATGGCAGGACCTATTGGTATGATCGCTATCGAATTGGGACCGCGATCCACGAGACTTACCTCGGCGAGGGAACCCAGGACTTGCTCGAACGCCTTGAACACTATGAAGCCCTGAAGGAAGAGCGCGCTGGCCGAAGGCGTGAACGGGCACGCCTTGTGCGACTCCTGCGGAGCGAGCAATTTCTTGGTCTCGATGGCGCGAGCGGCAGCCTCATCTCAGCGCTGGCCAAGGCGGGCACATTCAGGCTTGGGGGCGTACTCGTCGGAACGACGGCCTTCAGGCTCTATGAAGGTGAACTTGGGCTTCGCCTCAGCTTGGACCAGACCGCCATGACCAACGACATCGATATAGCGAGCTTCGAGAAACTCTCACTTGCGCTCGGCGATACGGTCGAGCCGCCCCTCAATGAAGTTCTTGGCAAGTTCGATTTCGCACCCGTTCCATCGACTGACAGAAATCGCGTCTGGCGCTGGCGCCAGTCGAACACCGAAACCATGGTGGAATTCCTGACACCGTCTTTTGAAGAAGAGGAGGGGGTAAGGGACTTGCCTGCCCTGGGGGTCAGTGCGCAATCCCTCCACCATCTCAATTATCTGCTTACCGAGCCGCTGAGTGCCGCCGCGGTTTACCGGGAAGGTGTCCTTCTGAAAATTCCGCGTCCGGAGCGCTATGCGATCCACAAGCTGATCGTATCCAGCCGTCGAAACGACGGACCGGAAAGTCTGAAAGCAAGGAAGGACCTTCTTCAGGCCGAACTGCTGATCGAGATCCTGTCCGAAGATCGACCAGCGGATCTCGCTGATGCCTATTCGGATGCCATGTCGAGGGGGCCGCGCTGGCGCGAACTAATCGGTCGCAGCCTGATCAGATCGCCGGAATCCAGGAAGAGAATTGAACTGTCGATTGCGGGATGA